Genomic segment of Candidatus Chlorohelix allophototropha:
CAAGCAGCATATGCGGTGTATCTTGCTGCTATTGGGCATTACTGGATAGCATTAATACAAGTGGTGGCATTGGTATTCCAGTTTTTAGCGCAACGCCCGTTATACCTGAACCCCACTCACAAACAATACAAAAAATATTTGCTTACAGGCAACGGCTTAATTGCAGTAGTAGTATTTATTTCTGCCCTTAGTTTTGGTGGTTACGACCCGTTTAGAACTTGGTAAAGAAATGGCTTACGTTAAAATTGGACAATCCAATAGCCCTATTTTTTATGAATTAAGCACACCTGCCGAACCAGAGGGCACTGTTATATTCATTAATGCGTGGTGTTCATCAGCACGGTATTGGAAAGAAACAGTAAAAAGGATTTCGTCCCGTTTTCAAACCCTGACTTATGATCAACCGGGTATCGGACGTAGCCTTTCAAAAGAAAAACCATTACCAGCCACATATAAAGGCACAATTGATAATGGCAGTAACGAAGTGCTTGAATTAATCGAACACCTTCAACTGCTAGATAAACCTGTACATGTGGTGGGACATTCATTGGGCGTCGTTATAGCAACGCATCTCGCTACTGTTTTGGAGTCACGTGGCAAACTGGCAAGCTTAACTATCATCAATTGCGGTAGTTTTGAAATCGAGGATCGCAAGGGCGAAATACTTATACCCTTTATCAAATTAGTGGTAAACGTAAAACGTATCCTTGAACTGCCGGGTTTGCGACAATTAACTATCCGTAAGTTGACCGCACGCCCAATCGAAAGCATCTACGAGCAATTCATTATTAGCGATATGGTAGCTTCAGATATACGTATAGCACGTGAACTAGCGCTTTCTTCACTTACTCCTGTCAATCTAGAACGCTACCATCACGAAGTTGATGCGCTTAAAGCGCCGCTTTTGCTAGTAGTGGGTGATCGAGATGGAACGATTCCACCTAAGGGAATGTACAACATTAAACGTTTCAAACCAACAGCTAATCTTGTACCATTTCCCGACTGTGGTCATTTTCTTATGCTTGAACGACCTAACCGTTTCGCCGAAGTGTTGTTGCAACATCTAAGCCTTAATGTTATATCTTTTCGTTGAAAACCATTTAGTTAGTCAGTACATTTTAATCGACAATAAGAACAATAATATAAACTGGTAGCCCAACAAAATAATCTGGAGAATCCCAGCATAATGTTTCGGTATTAATTCGCAAGAATATATCTCCAGATTTCGGGTAATCACCTGGCTCGAAAGGAGAAATTTGCCTTGAGCCGAAATGCAAACAAACAAACTGTACCACGTAAACTCCCCCATGTCGTCACTTATGAGGGTGATGGTTTACGACATTGCCTGTTTGACCTACTCAAGTCTAATAGAAACGTGATGTTTCTAGCTTCAGGACAGGCAACTCATAGTTTTCCCACACCGGGAAACCTACTGGCACAAATAGCGTGGGAAGTAGGGAACAGGTATCCACCTCGCCTGTTTGGACTTGGGGAATTTTTACAAGACCTTGTACCCACTTCTATTAATTTAATCGCGCAAGGTTACCATCCATTGGTAATAATGAACACCACCGACCTTGCTCGCAATTATGCCGGATTATCGGCTGCCTGCGCGGCTAATATACCGATTACTTTTATACTCATCGCCGGTAAAGAAAACGGTCAAACTTGGCAACCGGCTGGCGTAAATGAGTTGTCGGTGCTTTTGACTCTTCCAAGTTTAAATATCGGTGAGCCATCCGACACGGTTGAGCTACGCCAGATGATTAAAACTGCGCTCTCCCATGAAGAGGGACCAACCGTTATTCGTTATATCCCGTTCGAGTTTGGCAAATCTATCGTCAAACCAAATCTCGGACCTATTCCCGGTCTTGGTAAAGGGCATATGCTCAGACAAGGCAAAGAAGTAGCATTAGTTGCTCTTGGGGATAGCGTCGAAGTCGGGTTGCGAATTGTGGAAGAACTTGAAAAGCAAGGACACGATGCAGCACTGTTAGAAGCACGATGGGCACGTCCGCTTGACCAACCACTCCTGAATGCAGTAGCGCACCACTTCAGACGCTTAATAACGCTAGAGCGCGGCGAATTAAACGGCGGATTTGGCACAGCAATTCTTGAGCATTTTGAACGGCGTAATGAGCAAGAAATTGTGGTACATCGGGTAGGGCTGGGAAGTCGAGAAAGCGATGATGTGTTTGCTTTGTGCGCTGAAGTTATTCGCTTTATCGATATTTACAATGAAAAGCAAGGATTTCAGCTACCTGTCGCTTTAAAAAGAAAATTTAGCAATTAAGTCTTTATTTCTTTTATCTAATAATCTAAGCAAAGCCGGGAGGGAACATTTCCACCCCCGGTTTTTTATTAATCGAGATATTATATAATACCTCGCGATATGCTATAAATTAAAGGAGATTTGAATTTATGCAACTGAGTCGCGACTCGGTGCGATTGATTATGCTGGCTACCCAAAACTTGCTAGAACCTCCCAAGGCTACCTCGGACAAAGAAGGTGTACTTAACACCATTCGACAAATGGGGGTTTTACAAATAGATACCATTAATGTTATAGCACGTAGCCCGTATTTGGTGCTGTGGAGCAGAGTGGGTGAGTATAATGCTACATTGCTGGAAAGCCTGCTGGCGGAAGGTAACCTTTTTGAATATTGGTCGCACGAAGCCTGTTTTTTACCAATTGAAGACTACCCCCTATACCGCCGGCTGATGCTGGATAAGCGCAAAGGATGGCATCCCGATTCTGCATGGGTTGAAGAAAATAAAGCTGAAATAGAGTATGTGATAGAGCGAATTCGCAATAATGGGGCGGCACGTTCGGCTGATTTTTTACGAAAAGATGGCTTAAAGGCAAGCGGTTGGTGGGATTGGAAACCGGAAAAAATTATACTCGAATATCTCTTTAATTCAGGAGAACTAATGATCGCGGCTCGTCCAAATTTCCACCGTGTATATGAGCTAAGGGAACGGATTTTACCCCATTGGGAAGATTCTTCCACACCCGCTTATTCCGAAGTAATTGAAGGATTGGTACTTAAAACCGTGCAAGCGCTCGGTATTACGCATCCCCGCTGGATTGCAGATTATTTCAGGCTAAAAAAGAAGGAGATTCCGCCCTTACTCGAAAAGCTGGTTTCAGAAAACCGTCTTAAATTGATCGAGGTAGAAGGTTGGGATAGTTCCGGCTATTACCACCCTGATAATCACCCGCTAATTCAGCAAGCGACAGAAGGTAGTCTAGACGCAACCCATACTACCTTGCTTTCACCGTTTGACCCGCTGGTGTGGGACAGAAACAGAGCACGGGAATTATTTGACTTTAACTATACTATTGAATGTTATACGCCTGCTCCCAAGCGTCAATATGGCTATTTCTCTTTGCCGATATTATGGCGAGGAAAATTGATCGGACGGCTCGATCCCAAAGCGCACCGACGTGAACGACTCTTTGAAATTAAGAGCTTGCATTTTGAACCACAAGTACAGATAACCGATGAAATAGTAAAAGACGTTACAACCGCAATAAAACAACTGGCAATTTGGCATAAGACTCCAGAGGTGATTATTCGGCATTCCAACCCACCTGAACTGGTAGAATTATTCTCAAAAGAGATTAATTAGAATCAAAGCCTATTTCTTTTAGATAGTTGGATATGATGATTACTACGCCTGAAATAATAATTAAAGAGGCTACATTGGAAGATGCTCCACTGGTCTATGGCATAATGATGCAAGCCTTTGAAGCTTATAATACCAAGCTCGCAGTACCTTCATCTGCGAATAGAGAAACCGTTGAGGATGTCGTTGAAGTAATGAAACAAGGCGGAGCGTTACTTGCCTTTGATAAAACAACAGCGATAGGCAGCGCGCGCTATATTCTCAAGCCAGATCATTTGTACGTGGGAAGAGTTTCAGTGTTACCAGCCTATCGCAAACGTGGAATTGGCTTGGCTTTAATGCGCTATTTTGAGCACATTGCATTTTATAATGGACATCGCGAAATAAGATTGGGAGTGCGGCAATCCCTTCCTGAAAACCGACAATTTTATTTAAAATTAGGCTATCAAATCACCTCCATTGAGCCGCACCCCAAAGGGAACGACACAATTCTCTGGATGAGTCTTAAGTTAGCTGACTCCTCACCTCAATAAATGTTTAGTCTAAATTACAACTCAATCTGAATAAAACGTAATGTTTAGCTATTGATTTAACATTGCATTTTTGATAGATTGGGTATAATGTGCTGAGTTTTCTGGAGATATATGTGGGCTATGCCTAACATATAGGTCGTTATTGCGATCAAAAACCTTGCAAATTGCAGAAAGAATCCCTATGAAAAGGGTCCTCTTAACTAAAAGTGCGCTTCATGACCTTTTAATACTCTTCACAATAGCATTTTTCGCGTTTGTACTGGCTCTAATATTTGATGTCTGCGAAACTCTAATAGAATTCACGTTGCGCTACAAAGCGTGGCATATGGATGAAATCTGGAGTGTCTTGATATTATTAGGTTTTACCTCAAGTATTTATTTCCTTAGACGCGGTAAGCAACTGAGAAAAGAAATAAATCAGCGTAAATTTACCGAAAATCTTTTAGAAGGGCAAAACCGGATACTAGAAATGGTAGCCTCCGGTGTTGAATTACCCAACATACTTGCAAAAGTAGTTGGGGTGATTCGAGACCACTCCAGCGAAGCGGCATGTTGCATTATGCTGTGGGAACACGAACGTAATATATTGCGTATAGGAGCTTCTTCAGGGTTACTGCCAAGCTTTGTGAAAGGTATTGATGGGATACCGATTAATCCGAGTGGGAATTTATGCTGGAGTGTTTGTACCTCTGGAAAACCCATATTTGTAGCGGATATATCTAATAACGCGCAATGGAGCAATCATTGTGAAGTAGCGCGCAACCATAATTTGCGTGCATGCTGGTGTATCCCAATATATTCTTCCGCTGGAAATGTAGTAGGCATACTTTCCATATATTTTGAAACACCAAAAAGCCCTGAATCTCGGGATATTAACTTGATAGAAACTACCGCTCGTTTGGCGGGAATTGCGATAGAACGCTGTAAAGCGGAAGAATCGTTGCGCCAATATGCTGGGCGACTCGAAATTTTACGTGAGATTGATCAAGCGATTCTTTCTGTGAATACACTTGAAGATATTTTGAGTGAAAGCCTTTTCCAAATCCGAACATTATTACCCGTAGATTGGGCTGGAGTAGCTCTTTTCAATCAGGATACGACCCAGATACAATTGTTCGCTTCGAGTGACAATAAAATTTCTGGCATGACTGAGCTTTACGATTTACCTTATGACCAAAACATTTTATACGAATACAATAACCCGATTGAAGACTTGGAGCAGTATCCGGAAAATAATGAGTTTCTTCAAATACTTCGAGAGCAGGGATTGCGTTCATTGCTATATGTGCCGTTGATCTCTGGAGTTAAAGTGGTGGGTTCTTTGTTATTAGCAAATCGAGAACCGGGTATCTTCAATGTTGAACAAAAAGAAATAGCCCGTGAAGTAAGTATACAGTTAGCAGTAGCCATACAACACGCCCGACTTTTTGATCAATTACAGAATACCCATCAACGCTTACAGAGTATGTCGCACAAATTAGTAGAAACCCAAGAATTAGAGCGACGCCATATTGCCCGTGAGTTGCACGACCAAATCGGTCAGGCTCTAACTGCCCTTAAAATTAATCTGCAAATCTCACAAAAACACACACCCGATCAAACCCTTCAACCCTATTTTGAAGATAACATCGGCATTATAGAACAAACTTTGCAACAGGTAAGAAACCTTTCGCTGGATTTGCGCCCTTCGATTCTTGATGATTTGGGTTTGGTAGCGGCTTTACGTTGGTATATTAACCGCTTTGCGCAGCGCAGTGGTGTAAATACACAACTTGAATCAGATCATTTTGAATTCCGCTTGCAACCGGAATTGGAAACGACTTGTTTCCGTATTGTACAAGAGGCTCTGACAAATATCGCCAGACACGCAGAAGCCACCACCTCAAAAGTATCAATTCATTTAAATGGCACGAAAATTGAACTGAAAATTATAGATAATGGCAAAGGCTTTGAAGTTAAAGAAGCTATCTCACGTGCCGAACAGGGAATGAGTTTGGGAGTGCTAGGGATGGAGGAACGCGCTACCTTATTGGGCGGAAGTCTAAAAATAGAATCGACTCCTAATAAGGGAACTTGTATTCTAGCTGAATTTCCCTTGCAGAATCTCAAGCCGATTTACCACAAAATGGGAAGAGTAGCATAACGATGAGTACTCTGAAAATAATTCTAGCTGAAGACCATAATCTCGTAAGAGCCGGTTTGATTGCCCTATTACATAATATCCCCGGTGTAACCGTTCTGGCTGAGGCTGCTAATGGCAAAGAAGCATTGAATCTTGTTGAGAAGCATAAACCAGATGTATTATTAACCGATATAACGATGCCTGAAATCAACGGGCTGGAATTGGTTAGAAAGTTAAAACAACGCTCGAATGTAAAAATAATTATACTGTCTATGCATTCAAGTGAAGAATATGTCTGGGAAGCCCTTGATGCCGGAGCAAACGGTTATCTGCTAAAAGATGCCGGTATCAGTGAACTAGAATTGGCAATTAAATCGGTAGCGATAGGGCAATCCTATTTAAGCCCGGCTGTTTCCAAACATGTAATAGGCAACTATATCCGTCGAGTGAACTGTGAGAGCAGTTTATTTGAGAAACTTACGCCCCGTCAGCTTCAGACTTTGCAATTAGTTGCCGAAGGTTGTACTACAAAGCAAATCGCTGAGAAACTAAATATCAGTGTAAAAACAGTAGAAACACACCGTACTCAGTTAATGGAGCAATTGAGTATCCACGATATAACCGGATTAGTGCGCTACGCAGTAAAAATGGGACTCGTTTCTGCCTGATTTTATTTGTTCTTTTACTTATATTTACCCTTTGTTTTATATTCACCTATTATGATAAGAAATAAAGGCAGGTGCTAATATATTATACTTGCCTATTCTTCCCTCGGCTTGTCCTATGTTGAGCAGAGGATACCCGTAACTACTCAACAGGAGGCATAATCATATGGCTACCCTTACACTGCAACCTGAACCAGATACTGCTCCAGATAATCCAGATAATTATAATTACACTACCTTAACCCCAGATGACCTCTTAAAAGCAATAGATAAGTTCAATTACAGTCAACCCGTTAAAAGCAGCCTTCGCAATCTGAAGAGCAATATTCTGGTAGATGATCCGGTAATCGAAACAGACGAAGCAGGCTCTCTAACATTGACCGGTACAATCGGGAAATCGAGATTTTTACTGAAGTTTCCGCCAAAGTGGAATCATGAGTTGGTTTTATTGGTGCATGGCTATATAGACCCAGGCACTCCAATTAGCTTAGAGCAAATTGGGCTAGATCAAATTGATTTAGGAGTATTAAATAGCGCTTTTGAACAAGGCTTTGCCTATGGATACTCTACTTTTGGAAAAGTTGGTTACGCAGTAGAAGAAGGCACCAAACATACTTTATATATCAAGAAGTTGACCGAAGTCTTGGGGTTGGAACGCGCTTATCTTTCCGGTCGTTCAATGGGCGGTAACATTACTATCGCTTTGCTGGAAAAATACCCGCGTGAGTTTGCAGGGGCGCTTACTTATTGTGGAGTAATGTCCGGTTGGTACGAACAGATAAAATATCTGTCCGATTTCAGGGTAATTTATGATTATTTCACCAAACCGCTTGGCGCACCAATCACTCTCGCGGGTTGTGGCGACGTATTGACTGTGGTGACATTGCCCAATCGCCAAGAAGTGATCAATTCGGTAAGCGCCCTGTTCTCTATGGCAGAAATAAATATGAACACCAGCCCGGCAAACTCTACAATGATAAACATTATCAAACGCATTTCATTGATAACAGGGGTTAATCCCGATCCCATATCATATATGACTGTGTTACTCACCAATACAGTAGGTCTGAGTGATTATCTTGAGACTGCCAGCGCTAACGGCTATTCCAACGAAAACAAGGTGTATAAGTATCCGCCAGAATATATACCCGCGTCAGAAGATATAAAAGCGCTAGAAACCTTGAATGATTGTGTGCAGCGATTACCCTGCAAGCGGGTTGCTACTGCTTACCTTAAACGCTGGTATACACCTACAGGGAAATTCAGAGCTAAATTGCTAGCTCTACATAACCTCAAAGACCCCTCTGTTCCTTTCATCCACGAGCTAAAGCTGGATGAAATGGCAAGGAAATTTGGAAGCAAACTGGTGGTCTGGATAGCACCTGATAAGCCAACTGTACCCGGTGACCCTGAATCAGGTCCCGGACATTGCTTTTTTACGCCAGAGCAAATGAGTTTTGCCTGGAAAGAGTTGAGAAATTGGGTTGAGACTGGCAACCTGCCCACCGGGGGCTTTCCAAACGAATTAATGAGTTGAGTTTGATTATAAGCCCTCCGGCTTGAACCGGAGGGCTTTTTTAAGATTCATTATTGGCACAAAGAATACCCAGTTTCTTTTAGACTTCTTTCAATAGCTTTACAAAGTGTCATTGTACTTGTTGACAAATGGTTAAAATCGGGTTAATATTTATTTGCGATTTCTTTACATTCCCTCTCATTTCACTCATCTGTAAGTTTGTTGCCAGCTAAATATCAAGCATCATTACACTTTGTTCTAGTTCTACACTAAGTTTGAGCTAATTACTCTCAAAATGAGCGGGAAGTGTTGAATAGGAAAGTTTTAAATTAAAGCCAGTTTCGTGTTTTCGCTGATACCTTTTTAGTCCACTTCAAACCTTTTTTAACTCACGCCAGCTAGGAACTGCTTAGGCATAAGTTTGTTGTGGCTATTTTCTCATCTCAGGCTCAAGGAAGAGAGCCTCGCATAAATCAAAATCGCAGATTTATAACAAGGAGAGGTTGATGAGAACTAACCAAAAACGGCGGGCTAGCCATACGCTAGTAATGCTGTGTATGCTACTTTCGAGTGTTTTAACTACTTTCAGTGGCGCAATTTCATTTGTACAAGCTGCCAACACGCCCAACCCAACAAGTGTTACTATTGCGGGAAGTTTGCAAACTGCAATAGGTTGCCCCGGCAATTGGGATCCTACCTGTGCATCTGCCCATTTGGATTACAATACAAATAATGATGTTTGGGCGAAAAGCTGGGCAGTTCCTACCGGAAACTATGAGTATAAAGCGGCGCTCAATAATAGTTGGAACGAAAACTATGGGCTTAATGCTGCCTCGGGTGGCGCTAATATTCCCCTCAATCTTACCGCTAACACCTCGGTAAAATTCTATTATGATCACAAAACCAACTGGATTACCGATAATGTTAATTCGATAATTGCTACCGTTCCCGGCGATTTCCAGCAACAACTGGGTTGCTCTGGCAATTGGGATCCTTCTTGCTTACGCACATGGTTAGAAGACCCTTCGGGTAGTGGCACTTACAGCTTCGAGACTAAGAGTCTTTTGAAAGGCTCATATCAAGGCAAAGTAGCTATCGGCGAAAGCTGGAACGAAAATTACGGGCAAGGTGGTCTACCCGGTGGCGCTAATATTAGCTTTGTCGTCGTGGCTGACCATGCCAAAGTAACTTTCAAATATGATCCGAAATCCCATATCTTATCAATCAGTTCAGGTCACCAACTTGATAATAACGTCGAATACGATGGGCTATCCCATAACTCACGCGACACCCTCTATCGGACACCGAGCGGAGCAGTAAACCCCGGCACTCCGGTATCGCTTCGTTTCCGCACTTTCCACAATGATGCGGCTAATGTAACCATTCGCTTATATGATACTGCTATTGGGCATGAAGACAAAGAGCCAATGACTATAGCCGCCAGCAATGTAGATTGCTATGACCCGGCGTTAACCAGTAATGGGGATACCTGTGATTTCTGGGAATATACCTATACCCCTAGCGCATTAGGCACAGTGTACTATCGATTTATTATCACCGATGGCACTGCCACCGCTTATTATTCGGATAATTTGCCACGCTACGGCGGTTTGGGCGAAGCTACCCCGAACGAACGCGATAACGGCTTCCGCCTTAATATAGTTGATCCCAAATTTAAGGTTATTCCTTGGGTAGAGAACGGGGTCATGTATCAAATCTTCCCCGACCGTTTCCGCAACGGCGAAAATGGCAACGACCCTAAACCCACCGATCCCCGTTATGATTACCCTGCACCCGCCAACGCCACTCCACAGCAAATTCAGGCTGCTAACGACGCTCAAATAATGCTCAAAAACTGGAGTGACCTACCCGAAGG
This window contains:
- a CDS encoding alpha/beta fold hydrolase; the encoded protein is MAYVKIGQSNSPIFYELSTPAEPEGTVIFINAWCSSARYWKETVKRISSRFQTLTYDQPGIGRSLSKEKPLPATYKGTIDNGSNEVLELIEHLQLLDKPVHVVGHSLGVVIATHLATVLESRGKLASLTIINCGSFEIEDRKGEILIPFIKLVVNVKRILELPGLRQLTIRKLTARPIESIYEQFIISDMVASDIRIARELALSSLTPVNLERYHHEVDALKAPLLLVVGDRDGTIPPKGMYNIKRFKPTANLVPFPDCGHFLMLERPNRFAEVLLQHLSLNVISFR
- a CDS encoding transketolase C-terminal domain-containing protein, with protein sequence MSRNANKQTVPRKLPHVVTYEGDGLRHCLFDLLKSNRNVMFLASGQATHSFPTPGNLLAQIAWEVGNRYPPRLFGLGEFLQDLVPTSINLIAQGYHPLVIMNTTDLARNYAGLSAACAANIPITFILIAGKENGQTWQPAGVNELSVLLTLPSLNIGEPSDTVELRQMIKTALSHEEGPTVIRYIPFEFGKSIVKPNLGPIPGLGKGHMLRQGKEVALVALGDSVEVGLRIVEELEKQGHDAALLEARWARPLDQPLLNAVAHHFRRLITLERGELNGGFGTAILEHFERRNEQEIVVHRVGLGSRESDDVFALCAEVIRFIDIYNEKQGFQLPVALKRKFSN
- a CDS encoding winged helix-turn-helix domain-containing protein, with the protein product MQLSRDSVRLIMLATQNLLEPPKATSDKEGVLNTIRQMGVLQIDTINVIARSPYLVLWSRVGEYNATLLESLLAEGNLFEYWSHEACFLPIEDYPLYRRLMLDKRKGWHPDSAWVEENKAEIEYVIERIRNNGAARSADFLRKDGLKASGWWDWKPEKIILEYLFNSGELMIAARPNFHRVYELRERILPHWEDSSTPAYSEVIEGLVLKTVQALGITHPRWIADYFRLKKKEIPPLLEKLVSENRLKLIEVEGWDSSGYYHPDNHPLIQQATEGSLDATHTTLLSPFDPLVWDRNRARELFDFNYTIECYTPAPKRQYGYFSLPILWRGKLIGRLDPKAHRRERLFEIKSLHFEPQVQITDEIVKDVTTAIKQLAIWHKTPEVIIRHSNPPELVELFSKEIN
- a CDS encoding GNAT family N-acetyltransferase, whose product is MEDAPLVYGIMMQAFEAYNTKLAVPSSANRETVEDVVEVMKQGGALLAFDKTTAIGSARYILKPDHLYVGRVSVLPAYRKRGIGLALMRYFEHIAFYNGHREIRLGVRQSLPENRQFYLKLGYQITSIEPHPKGNDTILWMSLKLADSSPQ
- a CDS encoding GAF domain-containing sensor histidine kinase, translated to MKRVLLTKSALHDLLILFTIAFFAFVLALIFDVCETLIEFTLRYKAWHMDEIWSVLILLGFTSSIYFLRRGKQLRKEINQRKFTENLLEGQNRILEMVASGVELPNILAKVVGVIRDHSSEAACCIMLWEHERNILRIGASSGLLPSFVKGIDGIPINPSGNLCWSVCTSGKPIFVADISNNAQWSNHCEVARNHNLRACWCIPIYSSAGNVVGILSIYFETPKSPESRDINLIETTARLAGIAIERCKAEESLRQYAGRLEILREIDQAILSVNTLEDILSESLFQIRTLLPVDWAGVALFNQDTTQIQLFASSDNKISGMTELYDLPYDQNILYEYNNPIEDLEQYPENNEFLQILREQGLRSLLYVPLISGVKVVGSLLLANREPGIFNVEQKEIAREVSIQLAVAIQHARLFDQLQNTHQRLQSMSHKLVETQELERRHIARELHDQIGQALTALKINLQISQKHTPDQTLQPYFEDNIGIIEQTLQQVRNLSLDLRPSILDDLGLVAALRWYINRFAQRSGVNTQLESDHFEFRLQPELETTCFRIVQEALTNIARHAEATTSKVSIHLNGTKIELKIIDNGKGFEVKEAISRAEQGMSLGVLGMEERATLLGGSLKIESTPNKGTCILAEFPLQNLKPIYHKMGRVA
- a CDS encoding response regulator, producing the protein MSTLKIILAEDHNLVRAGLIALLHNIPGVTVLAEAANGKEALNLVEKHKPDVLLTDITMPEINGLELVRKLKQRSNVKIIILSMHSSEEYVWEALDAGANGYLLKDAGISELELAIKSVAIGQSYLSPAVSKHVIGNYIRRVNCESSLFEKLTPRQLQTLQLVAEGCTTKQIAEKLNISVKTVETHRTQLMEQLSIHDITGLVRYAVKMGLVSA
- a CDS encoding alpha/beta hydrolase family protein — its product is MATLTLQPEPDTAPDNPDNYNYTTLTPDDLLKAIDKFNYSQPVKSSLRNLKSNILVDDPVIETDEAGSLTLTGTIGKSRFLLKFPPKWNHELVLLVHGYIDPGTPISLEQIGLDQIDLGVLNSAFEQGFAYGYSTFGKVGYAVEEGTKHTLYIKKLTEVLGLERAYLSGRSMGGNITIALLEKYPREFAGALTYCGVMSGWYEQIKYLSDFRVIYDYFTKPLGAPITLAGCGDVLTVVTLPNRQEVINSVSALFSMAEINMNTSPANSTMINIIKRISLITGVNPDPISYMTVLLTNTVGLSDYLETASANGYSNENKVYKYPPEYIPASEDIKALETLNDCVQRLPCKRVATAYLKRWYTPTGKFRAKLLALHNLKDPSVPFIHELKLDEMARKFGSKLVVWIAPDKPTVPGDPESGPGHCFFTPEQMSFAWKELRNWVETGNLPTGGFPNELMS